From the genome of Papaver somniferum cultivar HN1 chromosome 2, ASM357369v1, whole genome shotgun sequence, one region includes:
- the LOC113352356 gene encoding disease resistance protein RPS5-like, whose product MYEILFTVGVQGTILIQLLSRTTVTLLEGYTSLNIEISSSTYQKLCGDKYFFFSDMEDEVLRKLKLSYDYLRNGKLKSCFLYCSLYPEDYPIKIEELIDVWIGEGFLNEVCDRLEGRDVIECLKSACLLESCVIEEYGLVEHGVKMHDVIRELAIWLASSGLGEINLKDSIQEQQDLHKWEFDERISLTGSKAVSKLTGAPKCRNLLTLLLRGSEIRTLSDEFFQYMPRLKVLSMPQHLEIDNLPASISSLSGLQYLNLAKTSFSSNATLKPGTFDSLVSLKTLDLYFSNLRNWEKRGGPSLDELERLENLKSLGLTIESNVALKKLVTTVKLQMCTKKLMVEIERGTSSISLSPSSPLSPTSVSLANMASLKILHLRGCSGLRELKIPSTSSVCAEDKVTLCTSLEVLLIQLVAQLDIVCDMLQQSSCFVNFKHVRIMGCHELKDVSWLIYAQNLEILDMGYQNILEEIISYRFPGVTDCDITFRRLPTMKLYELGNL is encoded by the exons ATGTATGAGATATTATTCACAGTAGGAGTTCAAGGTACCATCTTGATTCAGCTTCTTTCAAGAACTACTGTGACTTTGCTGGAAGGATATACGTCTCT CAACATTGAGATATCTTCCAGTACTTATCAGAAACTATGTGgtgataaatatttttttttttcagatatGGAGGATGAAGTATTACGTAAACTGAAATTAAGCTACGATtacttaagaaatggaaaactgaAGTCATGTTTCTTATATTGCTCGTTATACCCAGAAGACTATCCCATTAAGAtagaagaattaatagatgtttgGATAGGAGAAGGTTTCTTAAATGAAGTTTGTGATCGCCTTGAAGGACGTGATGTAATCGAATGTCTTAAAAGTGCATGTTTGCTAGAAAGCTGTGTAATCGAGGAATATGGGCTAGTGGAACACGGGGTAAAAATGCATGATGTTATCCGTGAGTTGGCAATTTGGTTAGCCTCCTCAGGTCTTGGAGAGATAAATCTGAAGGATTCCATTCAAGAACAACAAGACCTCCATAAATGGGAGTTCGATGAGCGGATATCTCTAACAGGATCCAAAGCTGTGTCAAAACTAACTGGAGCTCCAAAATGCAGAAATCTTTTAACTTTGTTGCTCCGAGGAAGTGAGATTCGAACTCTGTCTGATGAATTTTTTCAATACATGCCCCGGCTTAAAGTTTTAAGCATGCCTCAACATCTGGAAATCGACAATCTCCCAGCAAGTATTTCTTCATTGTCTGGACTACAGTATCTCAACTTAGCAAAGACGTCATTTAGTTCTAATGCTACTCTGAAACCAGGTACttttgattctcttgtaagttTGAAGACGTTGGACTTATATTTTTCGAATCTAAGAAACTGGGAAAAAAGAGGTGGGCCAAGCCTGGATGAATTAGAAAGGTTagaaaatctgaagtctctgggACTCACTATAGAAAGCAATGTTGCTCTGAAAAAGTTAGTAACTACTGTCAAATTGCAAATGTGCACCAAAAAGTTGATGGTCGAAATAGAAAGAGGCACATCTTCCATCTCGCTGTCACCATCCTCACCACTGTCGCCAACATCGGTTAGTCTTGCTAACATGGCTAGTTTAAAGATACTTCATCTTCGAGGATGTAGTGGGTTGAGAGAACTAAAAATCCCAAGTACAAGTAGCGTTTGTGCGGAGGATAAAGTTACTTTGTGCACGTCCTTGGAGGTATTACTAATTCAACTTGTGGCACAATTAGACATAGTGTGTGATATGCTTCAACAATCGTCGTGCTTTGTAAACTTTAAACATGTAAGAATCATGGGTTGTCACGAATTGAAGGACGTATCATGGCTGATATATGCTCAGAATCTTGAGATCCTTGATATGGGTTATCAGAATATATTAGAAGAAATAATATCCTACAGGTTTCCAGGGGTAACCGACTGTGATATTACCTTTCGAAGACTACCGACGATGAAACTGTATGAGTTAGGAAATCTATAA